In the Argonema galeatum A003/A1 genome, one interval contains:
- a CDS encoding tetratricopeptide repeat protein, with product MDSQGRQPDHKPIKGIPENERTTIAFSLEGDEIGKLREETENNAKLAQANRLVDQGIEQHQASQFKAALQFFQQALSIYRDIQCRQAEGKVLGNLGNACYALGEYVKAINYYQQLLEIAKDTQDRRAEGLALGNLGNAYRHLEDHLKAIEYQQQSLIIAKEIQDCRGEVAALNNLGLAYKALGDYTKAIDYQQQSLTLMRKIKDRKGEGQLLRNLGNAFYSLGDYPTAIEYYQQRLALARNIQDLRGEGQVLRNLGSACYALGNYTQAIEYYQQRLTLAKDTQDLRVEEQALGSLGVAYEALGNFDLAIECYEQRLVIARQLPDDRVEQQALGSLKVACYALGDYAKAFKYQELRSAIPSNVSN from the coding sequence ATGGACAGCCAGGGTCGTCAACCAGACCACAAGCCTATAAAAGGTATTCCTGAAAATGAGCGTACAACAATTGCCTTCTCGCTAGAGGGAGACGAGATAGGCAAACTGCGGGAGGAAACGGAAAACAATGCCAAACTCGCCCAGGCAAACCGACTGGTAGACCAAGGAATCGAACAGCATCAGGCTAGCCAATTTAAAGCGGCATTACAGTTTTTCCAGCAGGCACTCTCGATCTACCGGGACATCCAATGCCGTCAGGCAGAGGGGAAGGTGCTGGGGAATCTGGGAAATGCTTGCTATGCTCTGGGTGAGTATGTTAAAGCGATTAATTACTACCAGCAATTGTTGGAGATCGCAAAAGATACCCAAGACCGTCGTGCGGAAGGACTGGCCCTGGGGAATCTGGGAAATGCTTACCGTCACTTGGAAGACCACCTCAAAGCGATCGAGTACCAGCAGCAAAGCTTAATAATTGCTAAGGAAATTCAAGACTGCCGAGGAGAGGTGGCAGCACTCAACAACCTGGGACTTGCTTACAAGGCTTTGGGAGATTACACGAAGGCAATTGACTACCAGCAGCAAAGCTTGACGCTGATGCGGAAAATCAAAGACCGCAAGGGAGAAGGTCAGCTGCTGAGAAATTTGGGAAATGCTTTTTATTCCCTGGGGGATTACCCCACAGCAATTGAATACTACCAGCAGCGCTTGGCTTTGGCGCGGAATATCCAAGACTTGCGGGGGGAAGGACAGGTGCTGAGAAATCTGGGCAGTGCTTGCTACGCTCTGGGTAATTATACCCAAGCGATCGAATATTATCAGCAGCGCTTGACTCTGGCAAAAGATACTCAAGACCTTCGAGTAGAAGAACAAGCGTTAGGAAGCTTAGGAGTTGCTTATGAAGCTTTAGGCAACTTCGATCTGGCGATCGAGTGCTACGAACAGCGCTTGGTCATAGCACGGCAACTCCCAGACGATCGCGTTGAACAGCAGGCCCTAGGAAGCCTGAAAGTTGCTTGCTATGCTTTAGGGGACTACGCTAAAGCTTTTAAATATCAAGAACTGCGTTCCGCAATTCCATCCAACGTTAGTAATTAG